Genomic window (Mycolicibacterium smegmatis):
GCGACCGCGTCGATCTCCGGGATGTGTTCGCGGGTCAGCGGTTCCAGCTGTACCCAGCGCCTACCGGTCAGCGTGACCGGCTTCACGAAATCACTCATCGTCTCCCCAGTGTCGACAACAACGCCCACAACGAAAACAGCGCGGCGAGGATCGCCAGGCCGCCGCCGGTGTACAGACCGTAGCCCGCGTTCACCGGCGGTTTGACGTTGAGCATGTAGTACCACACGGTCAGGCCCACGAGCGCAAGCGAAATAAGCAGTCCCGCAGCCGATGCGAGGCGCTCCGAGAGGCCCTGACCAGCCATCGCGCCCGCGACGATCAACGTCGAACCGAGCAGCACGATCAGTTGTCCCGGCCCGAAACCGGCGGGCAGCACCATGCTGCCGACCGCGCCGCCGATCGCGTTGGCCCGGCCGCCGCCGTTGGCGCCCGTGGTGAGCCACGGCAGCCATGCGGTGACCACGAGGATCGCCGCACACAGTGCCACCAGCCAACCTGGACGCAGACGAACCATAGCGACGAGACTATCGGGTGTGACCGAACTCCCCGACTGGGCCGCACCGCTCGATCTCGCCCCACATCCCGAAGGCGGTTGGTACCGCGAAACCTGGCGCAGCGAACTGACCGTGAACCAGACCTCACTTCCGGCGGGCTACTCAGGCCCGCGCAGCGCGGGCACGGCGATCCTGTTCCTGCTGATGCCCGGCCAGCAATCGGCGTGGCACACGGTCCGCAGCGCGGAGTTGTGGTTCCACCACCGCGGCAGCCCGCTGCTGTTGGAGATCGGCGAACAGCAGGAGACTGCGACGACACATCTGCTGGGCCCGGACATCACCACCGGGCAGCAACCCCAGGTGCTGGTGCCGCCCGGGCACTGGCAGCGGGCCCGGCCGCGCGATGACGAGCCCACCCTGGTGAGCTGTGTGGTGGTGCCCGGTTTCGACTTCGCCGACTTCGCGCTGGCCGCGCCTACCGACTGAGCAACTCGACCGCGGCCGTCACCAGGGCTGCATTGTCGTCGGCGACGGTGCCGTCGGGAAGACGCAGTGTGTCCTCCATCCCGATACGGGTCTGCACGCCACACTGCCCGGCGTGTTGCAGGAGCGGCCAAGCACTTTCGTCGAGGCCGTGCAACAGCGCGGGAGCCTGCGATCCGGCCGACGTCACGATCGCCAGGAGTTCGTCGGCCGTGCCGGTGCCGGCGTCGGGCGACAGTTCGACCATGACGCGCAGGCAGTGCGCGGCCATATCGGATGCGGCCCACGCACGCGCGGCGTCGGCGTGGAACAACCCGGCTTCGACGCCCACGCCCCTGCTCAACAGCAACTCGGCCAGCTCCGGTGAACCCGGTTCGTGCCAGTTGACCGACGCGAAGTCGGGCAACACTTCCCACGCCTCGACCGTTCGCAGCCGTTTCTTGGGGTCCGGAAGCGCCCAGAATCCCGTCGTCACCCCCAGTGGGAAGCCCGGCACGGCGTGGCGCACCGCCGACACCGCGGCGGCGACCACGTCGGGTTCCAGGGAATCCGTGCCGTCGTCTGCTTTGGGATGCAGGTGCACGGCCTGCGCCCCGGCGCGATGCACCGACAGTGCGGCATCGGCCAGTTGGTCAGGCGTGACGGGCAGATTCGGGTGCTGATCGGGCGTACGCGCACCGTTGATGCACGCCTTGACGTAGGGGGTATGGGAGCGGTCCATACCCCATCTTTAACTCAATCCTGCAGCGATGACAGGTTGAATCCGGCACCGGTGGGATCGGCGACGGCCGCGAGCCTGCCGTACGGCGTGTCCTCGGCGGCTCGAACCACCGAACCGCCGTGCTCGACGATCAACTCGATGGTCTTGTCGACGTCGTCGGCGCCGAAGAAGCACGTCCAAGTCGACGGTGCGTCGCCCAGGAAGGCTGCGCCGTCCATCACGCCGACGAGCTCCTCGCCGTCGAAGGACGCTGTGCTGTAGCGGAATTCGTCGGTGTCGGCCATGGTGTTGACCGTCCAGCCGAACACGTCGCGGTAGAACTGCAACGCCTTGGCGTAGTCACCGGTGGTGAGCTGGTGGTACAGCGGCGCGCCCGGCTCGTTGAACACCTGGAAGCCATTGTGGCCTGCGGGCTGCCACAACCCGAAGAATCCGCCTGCGGCGTCGGACATCATGGCCATGCGGCCTTTTTCGGGCACGTCCATGACGCCGCCGCAGTTGCTCCCGCCCGCTGCCGCGGCGGCAGCAACCGTGGCTTCGGCGTCCGCGGTGTGCAGATACGTCGTCCAAATGTCGGGCGTGTTCCACTGCGGGTCGTTCTGCATGAGACCCGCGACCACATGACCTTCGAGGTGGGCGGTGACGTAGCCGCCGTACTCGGGGCCTCCGGTTTCGAAGGTCCACCCGAACACCGCGCCGTAGAAAGCCTTGGCGCGCTCGACATCAGACGTCGTCAGGTCGATCCAGGTGGGTGCGCCGAGCGGCGCGGTGGAGCGGATGGGCACGATGGGTCTCCTTCACGGTCATCGGTCAGTTGGCGTACTGACCGATGCCGCGAGGAAAACTCATCGCTGGGGGTTCACCCCGTTCGGGTTATTGGCCGGCTCACTGCCCCGCGTCGTCGGTCCAGACGACCTCTTCGGAGCCGACGTCGCTGTACACGACGCTGTCCGGGGCCTCACCCTTGACGTCGAAGTACACCTTGCCGGTGGTCGACGCGCCCTCGGTCAGCGGTGCGGGGTTGACGCCCTCAGGCGTCGGCACCTCGAACAGGGCCTGGTATGACTGGCCGTCGGCCGTGCGGGCGTTGAAGTTCGAGACGACCGGGGTCACGGTGCCCTCTTTGGCCTCGACGGTGGCCGTCGCCTCGTACAGCTGGCCCTCGACCTCGGTGGGGATCTGATCGCTGCTCGGAGCGATGTCGGTGACCGTCACGCTGGCGGTGTCACCGGTCGGTGCCACCAGATCCTGCGCTTCCCCGAAACCGGCTTCGGTCTCTGCCATGGCCAGCGGCGCGGCGCCAAGTGCCATGGCGGCCGTTGCGGTGCTTGCTGCGGCGATCTTCATACCGGTACGGATATTCACACGTACTCCTATTCGTTGGCGGTCAGTGCCCGCGGCACAGCGCTGTTTCGGCTGTGTGCGGTCCTGTTCGCATACCCGCCTCGTCAGGAGGAAAACATCGGTGCGCGCTCAGCCCTGTGCGCTGGGGTAACGCGCCGCCAGCACGTTGCGGTGCGCACGCGGCGACCCGAACAGCGAGCGGTTGAGCGCGGCCCGTTTGAGGTAGGTGTGCACACCGCTTTCCCACGTGTAGCCGATACCACCGTGCAACTGCATGGCCTTGCCCGCGACGCCCACAGCCGCTTCTGTTGCATACGATTTGGCTTTCGCGACGGTGTGCGCATCCGGTGCGCTGATCGCGCCGGCGATTAACTGCCGCGCCGCCGTGACCTGCACCAGCATGTCGGCGCACGCGTGCTTGACGGCCTGGAAAGAGCCGATGGGACGGCCGAACTGCTGCCGCATGGACGCGTAGGACACCGTCGCGTCGAGCATGGCTGCTGCGATACCGAGGCTGTCGCACGCCACGGCCAGCGCGGCGCGCCGGGCCAGCGCGTGCGGGTCTTCGAGGGGCCACACGTCACGAGCCTCGGCGCCGTCGGCCTCGACGATCGCGAGCCTACGGGTCTCGTCGAGCACGGGTTGCTCGATGACCGTCGCCGCCGCGTCGACGAGCACCGTCGTACCCGTGGCGTCGCGCGCGGGCAGCAGCAACCGGTGCGCGTCGCCGGCGTCCGGCACGAATGCCGCGCGGCCGTGCACGCGCCCGTCGGTGGTCACGGTGAACGGGACCCGCGGGTCACCGGGTACCAGGTCGCCGGGTAACGCGAGCGACACGCGCGTGCGGCCCTCGACGACCTCGGTGAGTAGGTTGTCGCGGGAAGTGTTGGGCGCCACCGCGAGTAGCGCGCCGACGCCGAGTACGGCGCCGCCGAGGTAGCCGGTGGTGGCTGCGGCACGGCCCAGTTCCTCGCAGATGACGGCCACCTCGGCGAACGTGGCACCCGCTCCGCCCAGGGACTCCGGCGCGTCGAGGCCGACCCAGCCCGCCTGCACCAGCAGCGGCCAGTCGACGCTGTCCTTCGCGAGCAGATCAGCTGCCACCGAACGGAGTTCGTCGTGGATCGCTGAGAAGTCTGTAGTGAAGTCTGTCATCACACCGCACTCGGCTCTCGCGGCAGGCCCAAACCCCGCTCACCGATGATGGTGCGCTGGATCTCGCTGGCCCCGCCGGGGATGGTCCATTCCCAAGAGCCGATGAAGTCGAGCATCCACGCCCCCGATTCCCATCCGCTCGACGCGGGTTTGGTCAGCACGGTGTGCGCGGGCAGCCCGGCGATCTGGGCGCCGAAGTCCGTCATCCGTTGCAGCAGTTCGCTGTAGTACAGCTTGACGATCGAGGCGTCGGCTGGGCCTGCCTTGCCGGTTTCGCTGCGTTCGACCAGGTCGCGGCACAGTCCGCGCAGGCCGGTGAGCTCGATCTCGAACTGCGCCAGCTGATCCGCGATGAGCGCATCGTCCACCGGCGAGCACGCGTCCACAAGCCAGCGGAACCCTGCGTTGCCGAGACGTTCGGCGAGCTCGAGCATGGTCATGCCGCGTTCGGCACCCAGCGTCGCCTGCGCGACCTGCCAACCCTTGTTCACCGGGCCCACGAGGTTGGCGGCCGGGATCGCGACGTCGTTGAGGAAGATCTCGCAGAAATGCGAATCGCCGACCGCGTTGCGGATCGGACGCACATCGACGCCCGGCGACTTCATGTCCATCAGGAAGTAAGAAATGCCGTGGCGCTTCGGCGCATTCGGGTCGGTGCGGGCCAGCAGCAGGCACCAGTCGGCGTGCATGGCTCCGCTGGCCCACAGCTTCTGCCCGTTGACGACGAAGGTGTCGCCCTCGGCGCGGGCCGTGGTGCGCAGCGACGCCAGATCCGAACCGGCCTCGGGTTCGGAGAAGCCCTGTACCCAGATCTCGCCGTCGAGGATCGCGGGCAGGTGCCGGTTGCGCTGTGCGTCTGTGCCCGCGGCGAGCAGCGTCGACGCGGCGTGGTGGATGCCGACGAACGCCAGTACGAGGCGGGGCGCGTCGTGTGCCGCGAGTTCGGAGTACAGCACGATCTGCTGCGGAACCGACATGCCGCCGCCCCACTCGGCGGGCCAGTGCGGTACGGCGTAGCCGGCGCTGTGCAACTCGGCGAACCACGCCTTCTGGAACGCCGCGAATTCGTCGTCGCTCACGCCGGTTTGGGCCGCGCGCCAGTCTTTGGGGACGTGCGCGGCGCACCAGTCGCGCACCGTGGCGCGGAAGTCGTCCAAGTTTTCGGGGTGGGTCACTTGTGTGCCTTCTTCTTGAACGCGAGCAGGCGTGCGCGGTGGTCGTCGCTGCGCATGCTGACCTGCTCGGCCGCGAAGCCGGCTTGCAGTGGTCCGCTGAGCACCTGCGACAGGTACATGTTGACGACGCGTTTGGTTCCCTGCAGCGCCTCGACGGGCTGCTTGGCCAGCCGGTGCGCGAGTGTCATTGCCTCACTGCGCAGTTGGCCGGGGGCGACGCTGCGGCTCGCGAGGCCCAACTCGACGGCCTTGCCGGCGTCGATCCGGTCGCCGGTGTAGAGGAACTCCCGCGAGCGCATGATGGGCGTCAGCAGCGGCCACAGTGCCGCGCCGCCGTCGCCGGCCACCAGGCCCACCGACACGTGCGGATCCGCGAGGTAGGCGTCCTCGGAGATCAGCAGGATGTCGCACAACAGCGCGACGCTGCAACCCAATCCGACCGCGGGACCGTTGACCGCGGCGATCACCGGCAGCGGGAAGCGCAGCATCTCCTCGATGATCTGCGCGCCTTCGCGGATGCTCTCGTCACGCGCGACCGGATCGTCGAGGAACGTTGTGATCCAGCCCAGGTCGCCGCCCGCGCTGAACGCGCGGCCCGCGCCGGTGAGCACGACGACCTTGGCGTCCTTGTCGGCGGCGAGTTGTCGCCACACGTTGGCCAGCGCCCAGTGCAGTTTCTCGTTGACGCTGTTGAGGTCGGTCTCGCGGTTGATCGTGACGATGCGCACGGGCCCGTCGGTGGACACGCTGAGTTCGTCGGGCACGTCGTAGTTCATGAGAACAGCCCCGTGAGCCCGCGCCGGCCCACACGCCTGGTGAGAATGTCGCGCGTGGTGGAGATCCCGAACGGCAGGCGCCGCAACGGCTGGCTGTGCCGCGACAGCCACGACAGCGTGGTCTCGTCGCAGAAGCCGACCGCACCGTGGAGTTGGTGGCACACCCGGAACACGACCTCGGCGGCCTCGATCGCCGCCAGGCGCAACGCGAGCGCATCGTCGACGACCTCGGTGGTGTCATGTCGGGTGAGGCCCCACAGCGCGTGTTTGGCGAGGATGTCGACGCCACTGCGTTCCACCTCGGCGTCGGTGAGCTGGAACTGCACGCCCTGGAACGACGACAGTGTCTGGCCGAACTGCTTGCGCAGGCTCACGTGCGCGACCGTGAGATCGACGGCGCGGTCCAGCAGACCCAGCAGCGTCCAACTGCCCAGCACCAGACCGAGCGCCACGTCGCCGGCGCCCTGAGCGTCGATCTCGACGAGGTCCAGTGCGGTGGTGAACGCCGGCCCGGTCGCGCCGAGGCGAGTGACCGTGCTGCGCGTGCCGTCCAATGTGACGGCGGCCCAGCGCAGATCGAGCCCTGCGAGCGCGGCTTCGGGTGTACCGTCGGCCACCACGATGAGCCCGTCGACATCCAGATCGGTCGGCCGCGCCAGGCGTTCGGCGACCGGATACGGCAGCGCCCAGTACCCGGCGCTGCGGCACAGCGCGGCCGCGGCCTCCAGCGCGTCGGCATCCGATCGCGGGTCCAGGTCCCAGGCCCCGAGCCCGTCGAGTACAGGACCGACCAGGCCCTGGCGGGCATCGGGTTTGGCCTCGGCCTGTTGCAGCAGTTCGTCGCCGCCCGCGGACTCGAAGGCCCGGAGGGCCTGGTGGCCGAACTCTTCGGCATCGTCGGACAGATCGAGAATCATCGGGCGGCTCCTGCGAACATGGTGCGCGACAACAGGATGCGCTGCATCTCGATGCTGCCCGAGGACACCGTGGACGCCTGCGAATAGCGCCAGTGATCCTCGACCTCGGCGCGGAAGTACTCAGTGCGCTGGTCTCCACCGCGCGGCAGCGCCGCGGCGATTTCCATGAGCACCTCCGCGCTTTCCTGGTCCAGTCGGGTCACCGCGATCCGATAGGCCGCGGAGTCACCGGGATTCACGCGTCCGGTGGCCTGCATCGCCACCACGCGGTACGCCATGAGCCGGGCACGACGGCAGTGTGTGAGCATGCGGGTCCACCGGCCGCGCAGTTCGGCGGGCAACTGATCCCATGCGTCGCCCAGCACGTCGGGCGCGGCCTGCAGCAGGCGCTCGCAGCGCGCGTAGCGGGCGATGCCCACACGCTCGAACGACACCACGTCCTGCACGATCTTCCAGCCCTCGTCGACCGTGCCCAACACATCAGCCTCGGTGACCTCGAGATCGTCGAAGAACACCTCGTTGAGGTGATGTGGGCCCATCATGGTGCGGATGGGCCGCACCGTGATCGCCGGATCGTCCATGGAGACAAGGAAGATCGTCAAACCCTGCTGCTTTTTCTCACCTCTGGACGTCCGCGCCAACAGGAAGCACCACTGCGCCATGGTCGCGTAGGACGTCCAGATCTTCTGGCCGTTGATACGCCACCCGTCGTCGACGCGCCGCGCCGAGGTGCGCAGCGAAGCCAGGTCGGAGCCAGCCTCGGGTTCGGAAAACCCCTGGCACCAGATGACCTCGCCGTTGGCGATCGGCGGCAGGTGCTTGCGCTGCTGCTCCTCGGTGCCGTACCGCATGATGATCGGGCCCACCCAGTTGACGCCCATGTACTGCGCGCCGCGCGGTTCGTGGTGCGCCCACATCTCCTCGCGCACCACGGTCTGTTCCCACACCGATGCATCCCCGCCACCGAACTCCCGAGGCCACGACATGCACAGCAGTTGCCGTTCGGCCAGGGTGCGGCAGAACTGTTGTGCCACCGCCAGATCGGCGGGGTTGTCGGTGAACGCACCGAGGAAGTCCGCGGGCACATGCTCGTCGATGAGCGCGCGCAGTTCACCGCGCAACCGGTTGGCGTCCTCGCCCAGATCGAAATCCACTGTCGCCTCTCTCAGCCGGCTTTGTTCTGTGGGCGCACCTCGGCCAGCATGTCTTCGGTGTCGGCACCGAGTTCCGGCGCGAAGCCCCTGACGTGTCCCGGTGTCTTCGAGAACCACGTCGGCACCCCCGGAAACCGCACCGGGCCGTACTGGGTGTCGACGGTCTCGAACAACCCGACGGCGGCCAGGTGCGGATTGTCGAAGAGCGCGTCGGGGGTGTGGATCGGCGCGGCCGGAATCTCCAGATCTTCGAACAGGTCCAGCCATTCGGCCGTCGTGCGTTCCTTGAGTGTCTGTGCCAGCAGGCCGTACACGGTGTCGATCTGACGGGCGCGGGCCTCCAGCGTGGCGTACTCGGGGCGGTTCCACGGCGGTTGCACGGCGTCGATGAACGCGTTCCAGTGCTTGTCGTTGTAGATCAGCGCAGCGATGTGCCCGTCCTTGGTCTCGTACGGCCTGCGGTTGGGCGCGACGGTGCGCGGATACACCGCGGGTCCCAGCGGCGGGTCGAACATGGCGCCGTTGGCGTGCTCGACGAGCATGAACGCCGCCATGGTCTCGAACATGCCGACCTCGACCTCCTGTCCCTCGCCCGTGCGTTCGCGGTGGAACAGCGCCATCATCGTGGAGTACAGCGCGGTCAGGCCCGCGACCTTGTCGGCCATGATGGTGCCGACGTAGGCGGCCTCCCCCGTCAATTGCTTTTGCACTGCGGGAAGACCACATTCGGCCTGGATGGTGTCGTCGTAGGCGGGGCGGTCGGCGTCGGGGCCGCGCCTGCCGTAGCCGTAGCAGTTGGTGTAGACGATGCGCGGGTTGATCGCGGCGACGTCGTCGTAGCCGAAGCCGAGTTTCGCGATGGCCTTGGCCCGCATGGAGTGGATGAACACGTCGGCGTCGGCGATCAGGTCACGC
Coding sequences:
- a CDS encoding cupin domain-containing protein, encoding MTELPDWAAPLDLAPHPEGGWYRETWRSELTVNQTSLPAGYSGPRSAGTAILFLLMPGQQSAWHTVRSAELWFHHRGSPLLLEIGEQQETATTHLLGPDITTGQQPQVLVPPGHWQRARPRDDEPTLVSCVVVPGFDFADFALAAPTD
- a CDS encoding acyl-CoA dehydrogenase family protein; the protein is MTDFTTDFSAIHDELRSVAADLLAKDSVDWPLLVQAGWVGLDAPESLGGAGATFAEVAVICEELGRAAATTGYLGGAVLGVGALLAVAPNTSRDNLLTEVVEGRTRVSLALPGDLVPGDPRVPFTVTTDGRVHGRAAFVPDAGDAHRLLLPARDATGTTVLVDAAATVIEQPVLDETRRLAIVEADGAEARDVWPLEDPHALARRAALAVACDSLGIAAAMLDATVSYASMRQQFGRPIGSFQAVKHACADMLVQVTAARQLIAGAISAPDAHTVAKAKSYATEAAVGVAGKAMQLHGGIGYTWESGVHTYLKRAALNRSLFGSPRAHRNVLAARYPSAQG
- a CDS encoding VOC family protein, with amino-acid sequence MPIRSTAPLGAPTWIDLTTSDVERAKAFYGAVFGWTFETGGPEYGGYVTAHLEGHVVAGLMQNDPQWNTPDIWTTYLHTADAEATVAAAAAAGGSNCGGVMDVPEKGRMAMMSDAAGGFFGLWQPAGHNGFQVFNEPGAPLYHQLTTGDYAKALQFYRDVFGWTVNTMADTDEFRYSTASFDGEELVGVMDGAAFLGDAPSTWTCFFGADDVDKTIELIVEHGGSVVRAAEDTPYGRLAAVADPTGAGFNLSSLQD
- a CDS encoding acyl-CoA dehydrogenase family protein, producing the protein MTHPENLDDFRATVRDWCAAHVPKDWRAAQTGVSDDEFAAFQKAWFAELHSAGYAVPHWPAEWGGGMSVPQQIVLYSELAAHDAPRLVLAFVGIHHAASTLLAAGTDAQRNRHLPAILDGEIWVQGFSEPEAGSDLASLRTTARAEGDTFVVNGQKLWASGAMHADWCLLLARTDPNAPKRHGISYFLMDMKSPGVDVRPIRNAVGDSHFCEIFLNDVAIPAANLVGPVNKGWQVAQATLGAERGMTMLELAERLGNAGFRWLVDACSPVDDALIADQLAQFEIELTGLRGLCRDLVERSETGKAGPADASIVKLYYSELLQRMTDFGAQIAGLPAHTVLTKPASSGWESGAWMLDFIGSWEWTIPGGASEIQRTIIGERGLGLPREPSAV
- a CDS encoding acyl-CoA dehydrogenase family protein, with amino-acid sequence MILDLSDDAEEFGHQALRAFESAGGDELLQQAEAKPDARQGLVGPVLDGLGAWDLDPRSDADALEAAAALCRSAGYWALPYPVAERLARPTDLDVDGLIVVADGTPEAALAGLDLRWAAVTLDGTRSTVTRLGATGPAFTTALDLVEIDAQGAGDVALGLVLGSWTLLGLLDRAVDLTVAHVSLRKQFGQTLSSFQGVQFQLTDAEVERSGVDILAKHALWGLTRHDTTEVVDDALALRLAAIEAAEVVFRVCHQLHGAVGFCDETTLSWLSRHSQPLRRLPFGISTTRDILTRRVGRRGLTGLFS
- a CDS encoding acyl-CoA dehydrogenase family protein, yielding MDFDLGEDANRLRGELRALIDEHVPADFLGAFTDNPADLAVAQQFCRTLAERQLLCMSWPREFGGGDASVWEQTVVREEMWAHHEPRGAQYMGVNWVGPIIMRYGTEEQQRKHLPPIANGEVIWCQGFSEPEAGSDLASLRTSARRVDDGWRINGQKIWTSYATMAQWCFLLARTSRGEKKQQGLTIFLVSMDDPAITVRPIRTMMGPHHLNEVFFDDLEVTEADVLGTVDEGWKIVQDVVSFERVGIARYARCERLLQAAPDVLGDAWDQLPAELRGRWTRMLTHCRRARLMAYRVVAMQATGRVNPGDSAAYRIAVTRLDQESAEVLMEIAAALPRGGDQRTEYFRAEVEDHWRYSQASTVSSGSIEMQRILLSRTMFAGAAR
- a CDS encoding CaiB/BaiF CoA transferase family protein, with the translated sequence MTGGPLQGVRVIDLTAMVMGPYCTQIMADMGADVIKVEPPQGDDTRYVSVGPAPGLSGVFVNVNRGKRSIVLDLRTASGKADLRDLIADADVFIHSMRAKAIAKLGFGYDDVAAINPRIVYTNCYGYGRRGPDADRPAYDDTIQAECGLPAVQKQLTGEAAYVGTIMADKVAGLTALYSTMMALFHRERTGEGQEVEVGMFETMAAFMLVEHANGAMFDPPLGPAVYPRTVAPNRRPYETKDGHIAALIYNDKHWNAFIDAVQPPWNRPEYATLEARARQIDTVYGLLAQTLKERTTAEWLDLFEDLEIPAAPIHTPDALFDNPHLAAVGLFETVDTQYGPVRFPGVPTWFSKTPGHVRGFAPELGADTEDMLAEVRPQNKAG
- a CDS encoding 3-keto-5-aminohexanoate cleavage protein, with product MDRSHTPYVKACINGARTPDQHPNLPVTPDQLADAALSVHRAGAQAVHLHPKADDGTDSLEPDVVAAAVSAVRHAVPGFPLGVTTGFWALPDPKKRLRTVEAWEVLPDFASVNWHEPGSPELAELLLSRGVGVEAGLFHADAARAWAASDMAAHCLRVMVELSPDAGTGTADELLAIVTSAGSQAPALLHGLDESAWPLLQHAGQCGVQTRIGMEDTLRLPDGTVADDNAALVTAAVELLSR
- a CDS encoding enoyl-CoA hydratase/isomerase family protein, giving the protein MNYDVPDELSVSTDGPVRIVTINRETDLNSVNEKLHWALANVWRQLAADKDAKVVVLTGAGRAFSAGGDLGWITTFLDDPVARDESIREGAQIIEEMLRFPLPVIAAVNGPAVGLGCSVALLCDILLISEDAYLADPHVSVGLVAGDGGAALWPLLTPIMRSREFLYTGDRIDAGKAVELGLASRSVAPGQLRSEAMTLAHRLAKQPVEALQGTKRVVNMYLSQVLSGPLQAGFAAEQVSMRSDDHRARLLAFKKKAHK
- a CDS encoding MPT63 family protein; this translates as MNIRTGMKIAAASTATAAMALGAAPLAMAETEAGFGEAQDLVAPTGDTASVTVTDIAPSSDQIPTEVEGQLYEATATVEAKEGTVTPVVSNFNARTADGQSYQALFEVPTPEGVNPAPLTEGASTTGKVYFDVKGEAPDSVVYSDVGSEEVVWTDDAGQ